In the Leptotrichia sp. oral taxon 212 genome, one interval contains:
- the mglB gene encoding galactose/glucose ABC transporter substrate-binding protein MglB yields MKKILLLMLAMVMLLSCGGEKKADGGAAGGDKPAEGKKVKIGVTIYKYDDNFMATLRKDLEAFAKEDANIELIMNDSQNSQATQNEQVDALLSKGVNVLAINLVDPAAGQTIIDKAKAANVPVVFFNKDPGTEALKTYDKAYYVGTKPEESGIIQGQLIEKVWKANPALDLNKDGVMQYVMIKGEPGHPDAEARTAYSIKELNGKGIKTEKLQEDTGMWDAAQAKDKMDAWLAGPTGSKIEVVISNNDGMALGALEALKAHQKKLPVFGVDALQEALTLIESGELAGTVLNDGTNQAKAVLELSRNLANGKDPVEGTSWKLEEKAVRVPYVGVDKENLAQFKK; encoded by the coding sequence ATGAAAAAGATTTTATTGTTGATGTTAGCAATGGTAATGTTGCTATCATGTGGTGGAGAAAAAAAAGCCGATGGAGGTGCAGCGGGAGGAGACAAACCGGCAGAAGGTAAAAAAGTTAAAATTGGAGTTACTATCTACAAATATGATGATAACTTCATGGCAACATTGAGAAAAGATCTTGAAGCATTTGCAAAAGAAGATGCAAATATAGAATTAATCATGAACGATTCTCAAAACAGTCAGGCAACTCAGAACGAACAGGTGGATGCACTTCTTTCAAAAGGTGTAAACGTACTGGCAATCAATTTGGTGGATCCTGCAGCAGGACAAACTATTATTGATAAGGCAAAAGCTGCAAATGTACCTGTAGTATTCTTTAACAAGGATCCAGGAACAGAAGCATTAAAAACTTATGATAAAGCTTATTACGTTGGAACAAAACCTGAAGAATCAGGAATAATCCAAGGACAGTTAATTGAAAAAGTATGGAAAGCAAATCCAGCATTAGATTTAAATAAAGATGGTGTTATGCAATATGTTATGATTAAAGGAGAACCAGGACACCCTGATGCAGAAGCAAGAACAGCTTATTCAATAAAAGAATTAAATGGTAAAGGTATAAAAACTGAAAAATTACAGGAAGATACAGGAATGTGGGATGCGGCTCAGGCAAAAGACAAAATGGATGCATGGCTTGCAGGTCCTACAGGTTCTAAAATAGAAGTTGTAATTTCAAATAATGACGGTATGGCATTAGGTGCTTTAGAAGCTTTAAAAGCTCACCAGAAAAAATTACCTGTATTTGGAGTAGATGCGTTACAGGAAGCATTAACATTAATTGAGTCAGGAGAATTAGCAGGAACAGTATTAAATGACGGAACAAACCAGGCAAAAGCAGTTTTAGAACTTTCAAGAAACTTGGCTAATGGAAAAGACCCAGTTGAAGGTACATCATGGAAATTAGAAGAAAAAGCAGTTAGAGTTCCTTATGTAGGTGTAGATAAAGAAAATTTAGCACAATTTAAAAAATAA
- the mglA gene encoding galactose/methyl galactoside ABC transporter ATP-binding protein MglA gives MENSQNRHEYVLEMEGISKEFPGVKALDNVTLKIRPNSVHALMGENGAGKSTLMKCLFGIYKKDTGEISLEGQKIEFKNSKDALEKGVSMVHQELNQVTQRNVIDNIWLGRYPKKGLFIDEDKMYKDTKEIFARLDIDIDPKTKVSRLSVSQMQMLEIAKAVSYDSKVLILDEPTSSLTENEVKHLFKIIRKLQGSGIGIVYISHKMEEITEICDEITILRDGKWVTTEKVKDLNTDQIINLMVGRDLTNRFPDKTNKPGEVILEVENLTAKRPKSIEDVSFTLRKGEILGVAGLVGSKRTDIVETLFGVIEKKSGTVKIDGKTVEIRNPKEATANGLALITEERRATGIYSMLDIKFNSIISNTKNYKALLGLLDDSKIEKDTKWVIDSMRVKTPSQKTHIGSLSGGNQQKVIIGRWLLTEPEILLMDEPTRGIDVGAKFEIYQLMINLAEKEKGIIMISSEMPELLGVTDRILVMSNGRVAGIVNTAETSQEEILKLTAKYL, from the coding sequence ATGGAAAATTCTCAAAATAGACATGAATATGTTTTGGAAATGGAAGGAATCAGTAAGGAATTTCCTGGGGTAAAAGCACTTGATAACGTTACTTTGAAAATACGTCCCAACAGTGTTCATGCACTTATGGGAGAAAATGGTGCAGGAAAATCTACACTGATGAAATGTCTTTTCGGAATATACAAGAAGGATACAGGGGAAATATCACTGGAAGGACAAAAAATAGAATTTAAAAATTCAAAGGATGCACTCGAAAAAGGAGTTTCCATGGTGCATCAGGAGTTAAATCAGGTTACACAGAGAAACGTAATAGATAATATATGGCTTGGAAGATATCCTAAAAAAGGTTTATTTATAGATGAAGACAAGATGTACAAAGATACAAAAGAGATATTTGCAAGACTGGATATAGATATAGATCCTAAAACGAAAGTAAGCAGACTTTCTGTTTCACAGATGCAGATGCTTGAAATTGCAAAAGCAGTTTCATATGATTCAAAAGTGCTGATTTTAGATGAGCCTACCTCATCCCTGACAGAAAATGAAGTAAAGCATCTGTTCAAGATAATAAGAAAACTTCAGGGAAGTGGTATCGGAATAGTGTATATTTCGCATAAAATGGAAGAAATAACTGAAATTTGTGATGAAATTACAATATTGAGAGATGGAAAATGGGTTACTACAGAAAAAGTAAAAGATTTGAACACAGATCAGATTATAAATCTTATGGTAGGAAGAGACCTGACAAACAGATTTCCTGATAAGACAAATAAACCAGGAGAAGTCATACTGGAAGTTGAAAATCTGACAGCAAAAAGACCTAAGTCAATAGAAGATGTTTCTTTTACATTAAGAAAAGGTGAGATATTAGGAGTTGCAGGTCTTGTAGGATCAAAGAGAACTGATATAGTGGAAACATTGTTTGGAGTTATTGAGAAAAAATCGGGAACAGTAAAAATAGATGGTAAGACAGTAGAAATAAGAAATCCTAAGGAAGCCACAGCAAATGGACTGGCACTTATAACCGAAGAAAGACGTGCTACAGGAATTTATTCAATGCTGGATATAAAATTTAATTCAATTATTTCCAACACTAAAAATTACAAGGCTTTATTAGGGCTGCTTGATGACAGTAAAATCGAAAAAGATACAAAATGGGTAATAGACAGTATGCGTGTAAAGACACCGTCACAGAAAACGCACATAGGAAGCCTCTCAGGAGGAAATCAGCAGAAAGTCATAATAGGAAGATGGTTGCTGACAGAACCTGAAATACTTCTTATGGATGAACCTACAAGGGGAATAGATGTAGGTGCAAAATTTGAAATATATCAGTTAATGATAAATCTGGCCGAAAAAGAGAAAGGTATTATTATGATTTCTTCAGAAATGCCTGAACTGCTGGGAGTAACAGACAGAATACTGGTCATGAGTAATGGTAGGGTGGCAGGTATAGTAAATACTGCTGAAACTTCTCAGGAAGAAATATTAAAATTAACGGCTAAATATTTATAG